TCCTCTGTGATGTCAAACAAGAACGTTACCCACCTTAGTAAAACTAGCTACCATCAGCAAATATTTGTCTAATTAAATTAACCAACTAGTCCATTGTTGTAGTCCGTCGTAGTGGTTTTATTACGCCGTTGTACATTGTCGCAGAGCGCAACCTTTTCATAATCCATAACTTGTCATAATTTCAGACGTAGATTGAACAAACGTGGTGGTTTAATTTCAAAGGAAACACATGATGGTTCGTATTCAAGTCGATATACAGTCACGATTATTTGATATTAATAACATCCTTTTCATAATAACGTGCTGCAGCTTCCATTCATCAAATTTCAGAAATTTGATTTAACAGCAAAAGTTTGTATAATGACACGTTACAGTATATCAAGgacgtaaaataaaataaaaacgacTGACTAAAAGGCTTCTGGGAGCCAGAGACTATAAATGTAGCTAAAGCACAATactaaaatacaaaacaaaaaaggCCAAAACAATACGAGTGTAATAAAAGTGTTTTAGATGACGAGGGGTCATGCATTACAATTCCTCCTGAGAGTGTTGCAGGAGAACGAAACGCGCTCAACCAGACGGGTGTAAATCGCTGCGTGCATCAGGAGACGACGGCGGTGACGAGGACGCAGATCTTGTTGAAATATTTAAACCTGGAAAGAgagcaaaccaaacacacacaagtcAAGCGCCTGTTACACCACTAGCGAACATGTTTCCATTTATAAGCGATCTACATTCATTGTTCAATCATCATCAGCAACTTGAAATATTTCCATCTAAATGGTGAAATTATTACTCTCAGTTCCTCACTTTTACCAATACATGATTTATGTTTAGCTCAATCATTGCCTACAAACCAGCAGTGCCAACGAGAGGATTAAGAATTACGATTTTTCGCAGAGCTCTCTTACACATGCTTTTTCTCCCAGTTCAAGCATTTCAGATAATCTGGAGGTTTAGCGAAGAGCGACTGTCAGACCATTCCTCTCAGAACTGAGGCATGAAGCCCCTCTAAAGAGCACATCAAGTGACCTTGGACCCTCCATATAGAGGATAGGTACTACTTCACCTCCCATTTCCCATTAGAATGTTTGTAGCGCAGGCCTATTCTCACCTTGAGTCAAACGCCGGTGTACGCTGCTTAGTAATAGCGGGCCGGTGGCGGCGGCGGCAACCTGTCGGCGTAGGGGTCCCTGGTACGTGGTAGGTTGTACATCGCGGGCCGAGAGACGGGGGAGAGTCGGGAACGCTCATAGGAGTAACCGTTACCGGCGGGGGGCATGGGGGGAGGAGGGGCCCTCCGAATGGGACTACGGTCCCTGGCGTAGTACGCAgacgggggaggagggagggggcgaCGCTCATATGGATCGAGGCCAGAGGCCATGAAACGCTCCCTGACCATGGaagaggggggcgggggaggagggggtaaggAGCCTACACGCCTCTCATCATAGGACATTATGCCGTAAGCGGCAGGGCGAGCCCTGTATTTCTCATAGTAATCCACCACGGCATAGCTCTCCCTCTCGCGCTCATAAGCACGCTCTGGGTAAGGGGCTCGTCTAGGgggagggggtggtggagggggggcAGGGTACCCGTGATGAGGGGGTGGGTGACGACCTCTTAGATAGCTAGGGGGTGGAGGATCATGCCTCTCCCCGGGGTAGCCACGGGGGGGCCAGTATCCCCCCCTTTGAGGTGGGGGGTAGTCTTCTTCCTCCTCGTACCTGGGACGGCTCTTTGATATCTGAACATGGATACGTTTCCCTATTAGGGAGAAAAATATCAAAAAACATGATTAGGTGGAAGAGCGGAAGTAGGCAAATGTTTTAATGTGTAACCTTTTAAACAGCATTTAAAAATAAATCTTACCCTGGAATTCAACGTTGTCTAATCCCTTGATGGCATCCAAAGCTTCGTCGGAGTTGTCCATGTGCACAAACGCGAAGTTTTTGACAATAGCACATTCAGAGACTGTGCCATACTCCTCGAACAAAGTGCGGAGCTCATCATCGTTGCCCTTCTCCACGTTTGTCACGTGGAGTTTGACAGCTCCCTGGTTCTTCCCGCGACTAGCCTCAACGTTTATCGCCGTGCCATGCAGCTTGTAGAGGTGCAGGCTGCGGATGGCTTTGGTGGCAGACTTACGGTCATCCATGTGGACGAATGCAAAATTCTTGACGATAGCGCATTCTGTGACGGCACCGTACTGTGAGAAGAGCGCCTGAATTTCATCCTTGTCTGCCTCCCGAGGGACATTCCCAATGAAGATCTTGACCATCCTTGAAGCAGTGTTGTAGAAAGCCTGAGGTGAGAGGGGGGGAAATATCAATGATGAGACAAGACCCCCCCCCCAGGCCACTTATCCAGGCAATGTTGTTGGTCCATTTACTAAAAATCTTTCAAATTACTAACTGACTGGATATGCATCTCAAATATGACTATATAGCTAACCACATTATCATCAAATTTCTTTACTACCTACTTGTAGATGCTAGCTAATTAATATTACAAAGTGCAGTACACTGGTTTTGGGCATTAACAATAGACAGAGCGGAAGTAATTTAGCGATTCATTGTATTCAATGCGATCTATTTCCCTGGGTTTCTTCGTGTCAAATAACTCATTATATTAAAAGTCTGATTTAAACAACAAATACCATTAGTTAGGTGAATTTTTTTTAAGGGTACATGACTGTGTCTATTGGCAAAATCACTACATATCTTAGTCGAGCCAGGCAGGGAGAGGCTGCCCGTTGCCACAGTACCAAGACCAGTCAGAAAAGTCCAGTCCAGCTAACCCTATGCCAATGGATCTCAAAACGTAACTTGGATCCGTGTTAAGTAGCAATGTAAATGATATCCTTCACCACTATCATCATACAACATctcaaaccagtcatgactattcAACAAAATACACCATTTAAGTTTCTTTCCATGGAATATCTTAGTTATATGAATGTATAACTAGTAAAGCCGTTTAAAAAAGTTGAGGGTGCAATATTTATGAAGTTTGACAATGTGGACGAAAACAAGCATAGTTCAGCTAGCTTAGACGGTAAAGGGTTAAACGAGCTCGGGCCTAGTGCGCATGTGCGCCAATTCAGGAGACCCTAAACCTAGTTGTAATGCCCTGATAGGGAAAGggaaatacctagtcagttgtccaacaatatattcaactgaaatgtgtcttccgcatttaacccaactcctctgaatAAGGAACTGGCGGCAAAAAGACAAACGAATATATCAGATGGCATACTTGAGAGAAGAATCGATATACAACCTCAATATACAACCTCAATCAACTAACTGTTAATAGTAAAACAAAGCTTAAAATTATGTTTTGAGTGAACCCTGAATATAGAAAATGTATGATGAATTCGCGTCCAGACACGGtagactcctcctcctcaccattaTGTGGCTAGCTGTCTAGCATGGTAACTAACTACTTTGTCCAGAAACCGGTCTTTTTTTCAAACTTCGAAAACGCAGATAAGCCGCGTATTATTTCCTCAACATGATAATGCCAAGGCAAAACAACTTTCATGCGACCGAAATCAGACATGCCTAGAAAACGGCGAAAAATATTGTACATCTTGTCTAGCTAGATAGCAGCTACGTAGCTTAGCAATTGCTCTAACGTTAGCTTGCCACCCAGCTCACACGTCGTCGTGTCCGTCCGAGAAGAGGGGCACTCTAAAAACAAATTTTGCTACTGCAAAACACTGAGAATATTATTTAGTACTGGTAGGCATTACATTAATATACACTTTGGATCGATTTCAAATGTTTTAGTATagttatttacatttttgttatCGACCAAGAAAGATTGAATGGGACTCTTACCTCAATCTGCCTTACAGTCACACAAGAAAAATGGCTACACCAGCGTTCTAAGAAGCGGATAAATCCCGCCTACTGAGATGCTTCGTCAAAGCTGATTGGTTAGACAAGCAGTGTTGGGCGGTAGGCATGAGTTtcggtcgtcactagttaacacagccacaaagtcatattTGTGTCTAAACACCGTACATTTCTACAATTTATGTGAGTGCATTGTAAAAATGTGTTTATATATGAGATAACCATAATTTACTAATACATTCTGCTACACAATAGCGGGCTACATTTGATCTACAGAGCCTGTACAATAATTTCTGTCATGAAAAAGGCctagacgtggatgtcgattatggcagccccgtatctctctgattcagaggggttgggttaaatgcggaagacacatttcagttgaatgcattcagttgtaaaaCTGACAAGGTATCGCCCTTTCCCGTCGATGCACTGGGATATTACCAACAGGAACGTGAAATGTCACCACTGAGTGAATTAATCTGTGAATTGTCTTCTCTAGTTCTCAAGCTCAACTACTTTGCCTTTGTAAAATAATTTCCCCTTCAAGTTAGTGGAGTTGCGATGGCCTCCACCTTTGCCCCTAATTATTCCAATTTATGTGGGCTATTTTGAGCCAAAGTTTATCGAGGATGAGACCAGGAACCCTTCCTTCTCCAAGATCCTCAAATGGTTCAGGTATATTGATGATATTCTCTATGTGTGGATTGGCATTGAGCAAAAACATAAATCCACTTCCTTTTTTAATATTATGAACACTGACCTGAAGTTCTTTATTGAATACGACCATAAGCGTGTCCATTCTTGGGCATGTGAATGGGGAACTTATCACCACTCTGTATCAGGAAAAGACTGACAAACGCTTTTCTCCTAGCAAGTAGCACTCATCCTAGTGCCCTTAAAAAAGGTTTACCCAAGAGCCAGTTCTATAGGCTCAGTCGTGTGTCATTCGACAGAGGACTTTATTGATAAAGCTGTCAATATGAAACAATGTTTTCTGGACAGGGGTTACTCCACCCTGTGTGTGGAAGAGGCAGACCAAATTGAGCTCTCTAAACCTCGCCAGGATatacaaaaaaaaagtgttaaaacttCAAAAGGAGGTCTCTGTTACTTGCATTACTACATTCACCCCCAAAGCTTTATCGCCCCTAGTGGCATCGGAGACGTGTTGATGGATGTTGAGCATCACGTGTCTTAGTGACGCGTAATTAAAGTTGCCGGAAACCAGAAAAGCAGCTTCTGGGTGTAGGTTTTATAGCCTTGTACAGTTTCTTAAGTGCCAGCTTGTTATTTTCTTATCCTGAGGTGGAATGTATACAAGATTCACGATAACAGCTGAAATCTCCCTCGGGAGGTAGAAAGGTCTGCATTTGACCACCAAGAGGAGTGAACAATAGGTCGACACTTCCACCGCGTTGGAGTTGAAGTAGAGGCAAACCACTTCTTTGACCCCATCTGCTCCTGCCCATACATACCAACAGCCTGGGAGGATGGGACACCACAACTCAACAAACCCTGTAACacttctgaagtcaaatctcaTATACTTCtcagcagctgccaccacaacatctattttctgcGATTTACTTTCCATTTCTGCGGTACAGTTTATAACCATTGCTATGAgcgctaagaagccaaccttactgaaacaTAACTCAATCGTtactctatccctctataccagcACAAATCTACTACTCACTGtgatcctctcaggatccctcacccttAACCCATCCTCCTCCACTTTTTTTCACTGCCCAAGACACTTTCACCAAAAATGTCACTCCTACTGGTCCAGATTCTTCCTCAACACACACTCAGCTCTTCTACCTTGCTGTCCATAGCCATGTCTATCCGTTCACCACTCTATTGCCCAGCTGCATGGCTTACAAAGCACACACTGAAGGCGTTTCTCCAAAACCCAACTTCTGTTCCTTAGCCGACTTTACAAGTCTGTCTATATCTGACTTCACCATACAGGCGCCGTCTCTTTCCAAACCAAAGTTcctatgacatgcactgtcaattgtgggaccttatacagacaggtgtgtttctttctaaatcatgtccaaacaattgaattggccacaagtTTACTCCAATCAAGCTATAGCGACATCTCAGGGcaaatcaaaggaaattggatgcaccggagctcaatttggagtatcatagcaaaggggtgtgaataaaaaaaatcaaatccaactgtcacatgtgccaaatacaagtctaggaccaaaaggctgcttaacatcttctacccccaagccataagactgctgaacaattaatcaaatggccacggACActttacattgcccccccccccccctccatttgttttgtacactgctgctactcgctgtttattttctatgcatagtcacttcacccctacctacatgtacaaattaccttaactaacctgtacccccacacactgactcggtactggtaccccctgtatatagcctcattattgtgttagttattttatttattttttagaaaaTATTTTTACTCTTCATGAAAGgcaatgttggttaagggcttgtaagtaagcatttcactgtaaggtctacacttgttgtatttggcgcatgtgacaaagttcgatttgaatacttatgtaaattagatatttttgtatttcattttcaatacatttgataacatttctaaaacaagatgtttttgctttgtcattatagtgtgtagatgggtgagagaaaaaaatccaggtaatccattttgaattcaggctgtaacacaacaaaatgtggaattgcCAAGGTGTGTGACTACTTCCTGAAGGGACtatgtatagtgttctatatgtGTTTTCCTTTGCTTTCTTTTTTGGGCGCTTTTCAGCTGTAATGCTCCCTTTTTGAGAGTATGGGTTCCTTATACTGACATTTAATTGTTCCATTTTATATGACATCTAGTGACCCTTTGGGATACTTTAGATTACCACACGTGTTGCGGTCATTATCTCTGGCTCACTGTGTGGCCTTACAGTggcttcggaaggtattcagaacacttgactttttccacatttgttgggttacagccttattctaaaattgattaaatt
The DNA window shown above is from Salvelinus alpinus chromosome 31, SLU_Salpinus.1, whole genome shotgun sequence and carries:
- the LOC139561127 gene encoding RNA-binding protein 4.1-like; the protein is MVKIFIGNVPREADKDEIQALFSQYGAVTECAIVKNFAFVHMDDRKSATKAIRSLHLYKLHGTAINVEASRGKNQGAVKLHVTNVEKGNDDELRTLFEEYGTVSECAIVKNFAFVHMDNSDEALDAIKGLDNVEFQGKRIHVQISKSRPRYEEEEDYPPPQRGGYWPPRGYPGERHDPPPPSYLRGRHPPPHHGYPAPPPPPPPPRRAPYPERAYERERESYAVVDYYEKYRARPAAYGIMSYDERRVGSLPPPPPPPSSMVRERFMASGLDPYERRPLPPPPSAYYARDRSPIRRAPPPPMPPAGNGYSYERSRLSPVSRPAMYNLPRTRDPYADRLPPPPPARYY